In one window of Pseudodesulfovibrio sediminis DNA:
- the rpsH gene encoding 30S ribosomal protein S8, producing MAVVDPVADMLTRIRNAYGAYHTDVAVPTSKMKSSIAGILKEEGYITDYAVEDRGISIKLKYAAGKPLITGLKKVSKPGRRVYVGASDIPRVQNGIGICIVSTSKGLLEGAKAKEANVGGELLCEIW from the coding sequence ATGGCTGTTGTTGATCCTGTAGCCGACATGTTGACCCGCATCCGGAATGCGTATGGCGCTTATCATACTGATGTCGCCGTACCCACTTCCAAGATGAAATCATCCATTGCGGGTATTCTGAAGGAAGAAGGTTATATCACCGACTACGCTGTCGAGGACAGGGGCATCAGTATTAAGCTCAAGTACGCCGCAGGCAAACCGCTCATTACTGGCTTGAAAAAAGTCAGTAAGCCCGGTCGCCGTGTGTATGTTGGTGCATCTGATATCCCCCGTGTCCAGAACGGCATCGGTATTTGTATCGTGTCCACCTCAAAGGGACTGCTCGAGGGCGCCAAGGCCAAAGAGGCCAATGTTGGCGGCGAGCTGCTCTGCGAAATCTGGTAA
- the rpmC gene encoding 50S ribosomal protein L29, which yields MLTSKELRELDDAKLNEKLTETRHELFSMRFKHATAQLETTTALSGAKKTIARILTIQRERQGA from the coding sequence ATGCTTACTTCCAAGGAACTTCGTGAACTGGATGACGCCAAGCTGAACGAAAAGCTGACGGAAACCCGACACGAGCTGTTTTCCATGCGTTTCAAGCATGCCACAGCTCAGCTCGAGACCACCACAGCTCTCAGCGGCGCCAAAAAGACCATCGCCCGTATCCTGACTATTCAGCGGGAACGACAGGGAGCGTAG
- the rplB gene encoding 50S ribosomal protein L2: MATRKLKPTSPGRRFQTISDFAEITRSTPEKSLTKGLTKKAGRNNNGRVTMRRRGGGHKTLYRIVDFKRNKVGITAKVAEIEYDPNRSARIALLHYADGEKRYILAPVGLNQGDTILAGEGADIKPGNAMALSQVPTGTIVHNIELQPGKGGQFCRAAGTYAQLIAKEGKYALLRMPSGEVRKVLATCCATVGQVGNIHHENIKIGKAGRNRWLGRRPKVRGVAMNPIDHPLGGGEGRSSGGRHPVSPWGTPAKGYKTRNKKKASSKLIVKRRGQK, encoded by the coding sequence ATGGCAACCCGTAAGCTTAAGCCTACTTCTCCGGGGCGCCGGTTCCAGACCATTTCCGACTTTGCGGAAATCACCCGGTCCACTCCTGAGAAGTCGCTGACCAAGGGCCTGACCAAAAAGGCCGGTCGCAACAACAATGGTCGTGTCACCATGCGCCGTCGCGGCGGTGGTCACAAGACTCTGTACCGTATCGTTGATTTCAAGCGCAACAAGGTTGGCATCACTGCCAAGGTTGCCGAGATCGAATACGATCCGAACCGCAGCGCACGTATCGCTCTTCTGCATTACGCAGACGGCGAAAAGCGTTACATCCTGGCTCCTGTCGGCCTGAATCAGGGCGATACCATCCTCGCTGGCGAGGGTGCAGACATCAAGCCGGGCAACGCCATGGCGCTGTCCCAGGTTCCGACCGGTACCATCGTTCACAACATTGAACTGCAGCCCGGTAAGGGTGGTCAGTTCTGTCGTGCAGCCGGTACCTACGCACAGCTGATTGCTAAAGAGGGTAAATACGCTCTCCTGCGCATGCCTTCCGGTGAGGTCCGCAAGGTCCTGGCCACTTGTTGTGCCACTGTCGGTCAGGTTGGTAATATCCATCATGAGAACATCAAGATCGGTAAGGCCGGACGTAATCGCTGGCTTGGCCGTCGCCCGAAGGTTCGTGGTGTTGCAATGAACCCGATCGATCACCCGCTGGGTGGTGGTGAAGGTCGTAGTTCCGGTGGTCGCCATCCGGTGTCCCCGTGGGGTACCCCGGCCAAGGGTTACAAGACCCGGAACAAGAAGAAGGCTTCTTCGAAGCTCATCGTCAAACGCCGCGGCCAGAAGTAG
- the rpsJ gene encoding 30S ribosomal protein S10, with translation MAASMASDRIRIKLRSYDYRILDKAVTEIVDTARNTGAAIAGPVPLPTDIHRTTIQKSVHVDKKSREQFEMRIHKRLLDILEPTQQTVDALGKLSLPAGVDVEIKL, from the coding sequence ATGGCTGCTTCGATGGCGAGCGATCGCATCAGAATTAAATTGAGATCATACGATTACCGTATTCTGGACAAGGCTGTCACCGAGATCGTTGACACCGCCCGGAATACCGGTGCGGCAATTGCCGGCCCCGTGCCGCTGCCCACCGATATCCATCGTACAACCATCCAGAAGTCTGTTCACGTTGACAAAAAGTCTCGTGAGCAGTTCGAAATGCGCATTCACAAGCGTCTTCTGGATATTCTTGAACCCACTCAGCAGACTGTTGACGCTCTTGGCAAGCTTTCCTTGCCCGCAGGCGTGGACGTCGAGATCAAGCTCTAG
- the rplN gene encoding 50S ribosomal protein L14, which produces MIQVESNLDVADNSGAKKVQCIKVLGGSKRRYAGVGDIIVVSVKEAMPHSKVKKGSVMKAVVVRTKKGFGRPDGSYIKFDNNSAVLLGTGGDPVGTRIFGPVARELRAAGFMKIISLAPEVL; this is translated from the coding sequence ATGATACAAGTTGAATCCAATCTTGACGTTGCTGACAACTCTGGAGCCAAGAAGGTCCAGTGCATCAAGGTGCTTGGTGGTTCCAAGCGTCGTTATGCAGGCGTCGGCGATATTATTGTAGTGTCCGTCAAAGAAGCCATGCCCCATTCCAAAGTGAAGAAGGGCTCGGTTATGAAGGCGGTTGTCGTTCGCACCAAGAAGGGCTTCGGTCGTCCCGATGGCTCTTACATAAAGTTCGACAACAATTCCGCTGTGCTGCTCGGCACCGGTGGCGATCCCGTAGGTACCCGTATTTTCGGACCTGTGGCTCGCGAACTCCGTGCAGCCGGTTTCATGAAGATCATATCCCTCGCTCCCGAGGTCCTGTAA
- the rplF gene encoding 50S ribosomal protein L6, translated as MSRIGKNPIDIPSGVEVSVGASEIQVKGPKGTLKTPVDPTVEYKIEDGKVYVSRVDDSRNARGQHGLRRTLLANCVDGVTKGFEKTLEVIGVGYKVSVQGKKVVLAVGFSHPVEFDLPAGLEAKAEGIKLTISGIDKQLVGEVAAQIRRVRPPEPYKGKGIKYIDEYIRRKAGKSGAK; from the coding sequence ATGTCTCGTATAGGAAAGAATCCCATCGACATCCCTTCGGGTGTTGAGGTGTCTGTTGGAGCCTCCGAGATCCAGGTTAAGGGCCCTAAGGGGACCTTGAAGACTCCGGTCGATCCGACCGTTGAGTATAAGATCGAGGATGGCAAGGTATATGTCTCTCGCGTTGATGATTCCCGCAATGCGCGTGGTCAGCATGGTCTTCGTAGGACCCTGCTTGCCAACTGCGTTGACGGTGTGACCAAGGGCTTCGAGAAGACCCTGGAAGTCATCGGCGTTGGATATAAAGTATCGGTGCAAGGTAAGAAAGTTGTTCTGGCCGTTGGGTTTTCCCATCCGGTCGAGTTCGACCTGCCTGCCGGTCTCGAAGCCAAGGCGGAAGGCATCAAGCTGACCATCTCCGGCATCGATAAGCAGCTTGTCGGTGAAGTAGCGGCTCAGATCCGCCGCGTACGTCCGCCGGAACCCTACAAGGGTAAGGGCATCAAGTACATCGACGAATATATCCGCCGCAAGGCTGGTAAATCCGGCGCTAAGTAG
- the rpsG gene encoding 30S ribosomal protein S7 — MPRKGPVQKRQILPDPVYGSKLITRFINRLMLDGKKSTAERIFYQAIETLAAKTNEEPLKAFEKCLDNIRPALEVKSRRVGGATYQVPLEVRPDRQTALAIRWLIGYARGRGEKGMVARLSGELLDAFNNRGGAVKKREDTHKMAEANKAFAHYRW, encoded by the coding sequence ATGCCTCGTAAAGGTCCTGTCCAAAAGAGACAGATCCTGCCGGATCCAGTATACGGCAGCAAACTGATCACTCGCTTCATCAACCGTCTTATGTTGGACGGTAAGAAGTCAACTGCTGAAAGAATTTTCTACCAGGCTATCGAAACCCTGGCTGCCAAGACAAACGAAGAGCCTTTGAAGGCCTTTGAAAAGTGCCTGGACAACATCCGTCCGGCCTTGGAAGTCAAGTCCCGCCGTGTCGGTGGTGCGACCTACCAGGTTCCTCTGGAAGTTCGTCCTGACCGTCAGACCGCTCTGGCCATTCGCTGGCTGATCGGCTACGCACGCGGTCGTGGTGAGAAGGGCATGGTTGCCCGTTTGTCCGGCGAACTTCTGGACGCATTCAATAACCGTGGCGGCGCCGTTAAAAAGCGCGAAGACACCCACAAGATGGCAGAAGCTAACAAAGCTTTTGCTCACTACCGCTGGTAG
- the rpsL gene encoding 30S ribosomal protein S12: protein MPTINQLIRKGRLAQPKRKKTPALMECPQRRGVCTRVYTTTPKKPNSALRKVARVRLTNGMEVTAYIGGEGHNLQEHSVVLIRGGRVKDLPGVRYHIVRGTLDTSGVDDRRRGRSKYGTKRPK, encoded by the coding sequence ATGCCCACCATTAACCAGCTGATCCGTAAAGGCCGCCTGGCGCAGCCCAAACGGAAGAAGACCCCGGCCCTGATGGAATGCCCTCAGCGTCGTGGTGTTTGCACCAGGGTTTACACCACCACCCCTAAGAAGCCGAACTCCGCGCTTCGTAAGGTTGCTCGTGTTCGCCTGACCAACGGCATGGAAGTCACCGCTTATATCGGTGGTGAAGGCCATAACCTGCAGGAACACTCCGTGGTTCTGATCCGTGGCGGTCGTGTAAAAGACCTTCCCGGTGTCCGTTACCACATCGTTCGCGGTACTCTCGATACCTCTGGTGTTGATGATCGTCGCCGTGGTCGTTCCAAGTACGGCACCAAGCGCCCGAAATAG
- the rplX gene encoding 50S ribosomal protein L24, translated as MMKTKIRKDDKVMVIAGKDKGKIGKVLKILKKQDKVLVEKVNMVQRHTKANPYAQQPGGIIEKEAPIHVSNVAIVCDACTKPTRVGYKKTEDGKKVRFCKKCNETFK; from the coding sequence ATGATGAAGACTAAAATTCGTAAAGACGACAAGGTCATGGTCATCGCCGGGAAAGACAAGGGTAAGATCGGCAAGGTGTTGAAGATTCTCAAGAAGCAGGACAAAGTTCTGGTTGAGAAAGTCAACATGGTTCAGCGCCACACCAAGGCGAACCCCTATGCCCAACAACCCGGCGGAATTATCGAGAAGGAAGCCCCTATCCATGTATCCAATGTGGCTATTGTATGCGACGCATGCACCAAGCCCACGCGGGTAGGGTACAAGAAGACTGAAGATGGAAAGAAGGTCCGCTTCTGCAAGAAGTGCAACGAGACCTTCAAATAG
- the rplD gene encoding 50S ribosomal protein L4 — MAKINIVDQNNTKVGDFELAPEVFEVEIMPEILNHVVRAQRASVRQGTHATKNRALKTGGGRKPWRQKGTGRARAGSVRSPLWRGGATTFGPQPRDYSFKVNKKVRKLALRMALSSRASEEKLTVVNAINLDEIKTKAFAAIAEKLGMTKTLIVAKNADKNLELSARNMPHIKVIEADKLNVYDVLLYPQLVMLEAAAQDVQERLK, encoded by the coding sequence ATGGCTAAAATCAATATTGTAGATCAGAATAATACGAAAGTGGGCGACTTTGAGTTGGCTCCTGAGGTTTTCGAGGTAGAAATCATGCCCGAGATCCTCAACCACGTTGTTCGCGCTCAGCGTGCTTCGGTACGTCAGGGCACCCACGCCACCAAGAACCGTGCTTTGAAGACCGGCGGCGGTCGCAAGCCCTGGCGCCAGAAAGGCACCGGTCGTGCTCGCGCTGGCTCCGTTCGTTCGCCTCTGTGGCGCGGCGGTGCGACCACCTTTGGTCCCCAGCCCCGCGACTACTCCTTCAAGGTAAACAAGAAGGTCCGCAAGCTGGCCCTGAGAATGGCTCTGTCCTCCCGCGCTTCCGAAGAGAAGCTCACTGTGGTCAATGCCATCAATCTCGACGAGATCAAGACCAAGGCCTTCGCCGCTATTGCTGAAAAGCTCGGCATGACCAAGACCCTGATTGTCGCCAAGAACGCTGACAAGAACCTGGAGCTGTCCGCAAGGAACATGCCCCACATCAAGGTCATCGAAGCCGACAAACTGAATGTTTACGATGTGCTGCTTTACCCTCAGCTGGTAATGCTCGAGGCCGCCGCTCAAGACGTTCAAGAGAGGTTGAAGTAA
- the rplE gene encoding 50S ribosomal protein L5: MTRLEQVYNEKVVPELLKEYGYSSSMEIPKLTKISLNIGLGEASQNSKLIEPAVKELTAIAGQKAVVTLAKKSIAQFKLREGMPVGTRVTLRGDAMWDFYDKLVSFALPRVRDFRGIPDRGFDGRGNFTMGIKEHTIFPELDIDRVELVKGMNVTVCTSAKTDKESKTLLDLLGMPFKK; encoded by the coding sequence ATGACACGTCTCGAACAAGTATATAATGAAAAGGTCGTCCCCGAGCTCCTCAAGGAGTACGGTTATTCCTCTTCCATGGAGATCCCGAAATTGACGAAGATCTCCCTGAACATCGGCCTCGGTGAAGCTAGCCAGAACAGCAAGCTCATCGAACCCGCTGTTAAGGAATTGACCGCCATCGCTGGCCAGAAGGCCGTTGTCACCCTGGCAAAGAAATCCATCGCGCAGTTTAAATTGCGTGAAGGTATGCCGGTCGGTACTCGCGTAACACTGCGCGGCGATGCAATGTGGGACTTTTATGACAAGCTCGTGAGCTTTGCTCTGCCCCGTGTCCGCGACTTCCGCGGCATTCCCGATCGCGGTTTTGACGGTCGTGGTAACTTCACAATGGGTATCAAGGAACACACCATCTTCCCTGAGCTTGACATCGATAGGGTTGAGTTAGTGAAGGGTATGAACGTGACTGTGTGCACATCTGCCAAGACTGACAAGGAAAGCAAGACTCTGCTTGATCTCCTTGGCATGCCCTTTAAAAAGTAG
- the rplV gene encoding 50S ribosomal protein L22, with translation MEAKAVAKFIRVSPRKTRIVAENIKGKGVEDALNILRFTPKKAAKILSKVLYSAVSNAEQMPGVDVDSLIVDTIMINEGPTWKRIQPRAMGRAYRIRKRTSHITIVVKEQ, from the coding sequence ATGGAAGCTAAAGCAGTCGCAAAGTTCATTCGCGTCTCTCCGCGCAAGACCCGTATTGTTGCTGAGAACATCAAAGGCAAGGGCGTCGAAGATGCTCTCAACATTCTCCGGTTCACTCCGAAGAAAGCCGCGAAGATTCTCAGCAAGGTTCTCTACTCCGCCGTTTCCAACGCAGAGCAGATGCCCGGAGTCGATGTCGATTCCCTGATCGTTGACACGATCATGATTAACGAAGGTCCGACCTGGAAACGCATTCAGCCGCGTGCCATGGGCCGCGCTTACCGTATTCGTAAGCGTACCAGCCACATTACCATCGTAGTGAAGGAACAGTAG
- a CDS encoding type Z 30S ribosomal protein S14 → MAKTSLRVKARRKPKFKVRAYNRCPICGRPRAFLRRYGICRICFRNKALAGELPGVRKASW, encoded by the coding sequence GTGGCCAAAACAAGCTTACGTGTTAAGGCACGCCGCAAACCCAAGTTCAAGGTTCGCGCCTACAATCGTTGTCCGATTTGTGGCCGTCCTCGGGCTTTTCTGAGGCGCTACGGCATTTGCCGTATTTGCTTCCGCAACAAGGCTCTCGCTGGGGAACTTCCTGGCGTCCGCAAGGCGAGCTGGTAA
- the fusA gene encoding elongation factor G, with product MPRKIPRDKQRNIGIMAHIDAGKTTTTERILFYTGVSHKIGEVHDGEATMDWMVQEQERGITITSAATTCMWRDHRINIIDTPGHVDFTMEVERALRVLDGAVAVFDSVAGVEPQSETVWRQADRYRVPRMAFVNKMDRIGADFFRCVDMMKTRLGAKAVPVQLPIGAEDEFEGVVDLIEGKAYIYDHKDHGASFSTIDVPAELQDKYEEMRTEMIEAVVEEDEVLLDKYMADEALTPEELREGVRKATTNLAICPVLCGTAFKNKGVQPLLDAVVDYMPSPLDIEIMKGIDPHSEEEIECPCDDDKPLAALAFKLMTDPFVGHLTFLRIYSGKIVSGDTVMNAATGKKERIGRLLKMHANKREEIKEAYAGDIVAAVGLKYVATGDTMSDLKHAVVLESLDIPDSVIEVAIEPKTKADRDTLSAALVKLAKEDPSFRVKTDEETGQTLIAGMGELHLEIIVDRLLREFNVNANVGAPRVAYRETISAPKKVDVKHAKQSGGRGQYGHVVLEVEPNPEKGYEFEDEIKGGVIPKEYIPAVSKGIVDAMKNGIVAGFPVVDVKVKLVYGSYHEVDSSEQAFYIAGSLAIKEACRNAKPVLLEPIMSVEVVTPEDYLGDVMGDLNGRRGRVGEMEARAGVQVVRSFVPLSEMFGYATDLRSKTQGRATFTMQFDHYEKLPNSLADELMKGTD from the coding sequence GTGCCCAGGAAGATCCCCAGAGATAAACAGCGCAATATTGGTATTATGGCCCACATTGATGCGGGTAAGACTACCACTACAGAGCGCATTTTGTTTTACACCGGTGTATCCCATAAAATCGGTGAAGTTCACGATGGTGAAGCGACCATGGACTGGATGGTTCAGGAGCAGGAGCGTGGTATTACCATTACCTCTGCTGCAACCACCTGCATGTGGCGCGATCATCGCATCAACATCATTGACACACCCGGTCACGTTGACTTCACTATGGAAGTCGAGCGCGCCCTGCGCGTCCTGGACGGCGCTGTAGCCGTCTTTGACTCCGTTGCCGGTGTTGAGCCTCAGTCCGAGACCGTATGGCGTCAGGCGGACCGTTACCGCGTTCCCCGTATGGCCTTTGTCAACAAGATGGACCGCATTGGCGCGGACTTCTTCCGTTGCGTTGACATGATGAAGACCCGCCTTGGCGCGAAAGCCGTGCCCGTTCAGCTGCCCATCGGCGCTGAAGACGAATTCGAAGGCGTTGTCGACCTGATTGAAGGCAAAGCATATATATATGATCATAAAGATCATGGTGCCAGCTTCTCCACCATCGATGTCCCCGCAGAACTGCAGGACAAGTATGAAGAGATGCGCACCGAGATGATCGAAGCCGTTGTTGAAGAAGACGAAGTGCTTCTCGATAAGTACATGGCCGACGAAGCGCTGACTCCTGAGGAGCTGCGTGAAGGCGTTCGCAAGGCGACCACCAACCTTGCCATCTGCCCCGTGCTGTGTGGTACTGCATTCAAGAACAAAGGCGTTCAGCCCCTGCTTGACGCTGTTGTTGATTACATGCCTTCTCCGCTCGACATCGAAATCATGAAGGGTATTGACCCTCACTCCGAGGAAGAGATCGAGTGCCCCTGCGACGACGATAAGCCGCTCGCAGCGCTTGCTTTCAAACTTATGACCGACCCCTTTGTCGGTCACCTGACCTTCCTGCGTATCTACTCCGGTAAGATCGTCAGCGGTGACACTGTCATGAACGCTGCCACCGGCAAGAAAGAGCGCATTGGTCGTCTTCTGAAAATGCACGCCAACAAGCGTGAAGAAATAAAAGAGGCATACGCTGGTGACATCGTCGCTGCCGTCGGCCTCAAATACGTAGCCACCGGTGATACCATGTCCGACCTCAAGCACGCAGTCGTGCTGGAGTCCCTTGATATCCCTGATTCGGTCATCGAAGTGGCTATCGAACCCAAGACTAAGGCTGACCGCGACACCTTGTCCGCCGCTCTGGTCAAGCTTGCCAAGGAAGATCCGTCTTTCCGTGTCAAGACTGACGAAGAGACTGGACAGACCCTGATCGCAGGAATGGGCGAGTTGCACCTCGAAATCATCGTTGACCGTCTTCTCAGGGAGTTCAATGTCAACGCAAACGTGGGTGCACCCCGCGTCGCATATCGAGAGACCATCTCCGCACCGAAAAAGGTTGATGTCAAGCACGCCAAACAGTCTGGTGGTCGTGGTCAGTATGGCCACGTTGTCCTCGAAGTCGAACCCAACCCTGAGAAGGGCTACGAGTTCGAAGACGAAATCAAGGGTGGTGTCATTCCCAAGGAATACATCCCCGCTGTTAGTAAGGGCATTGTCGACGCCATGAAGAATGGTATCGTCGCTGGTTTCCCGGTTGTCGACGTGAAGGTCAAGCTGGTTTACGGCTCCTATCACGAAGTTGACTCCAGCGAACAGGCTTTCTACATCGCCGGTTCTCTGGCAATCAAGGAAGCCTGCCGCAATGCAAAGCCCGTACTGCTTGAGCCGATCATGTCGGTTGAAGTAGTGACTCCCGAGGATTACCTCGGTGATGTCATGGGTGATTTGAATGGCCGTCGTGGCCGCGTGGGTGAAATGGAAGCCCGCGCAGGCGTACAGGTTGTTCGTTCTTTCGTCCCGCTGTCCGAAATGTTCGGGTATGCCACGGATCTTCGTTCGAAGACCCAGGGCAGGGCGACATTCACCATGCAGTTCGACCACTACGAAAAGTTGCCGAACAGCCTGGCTGATGAATTGATGAAAGGTACAGATTAA
- the rplW gene encoding 50S ribosomal protein L23, translating to MDYSKVLLRPVVSEKANEIKEQSNHVSFYVHPDSNKVEVKKAVETAFDVKVESVNIVAKKAMPRMKFGRATGGRISGYKKAYVKLAAGDKIEIFEGV from the coding sequence ATGGATTATTCGAAAGTACTGCTCCGTCCCGTCGTGTCTGAAAAGGCCAACGAGATCAAAGAGCAATCCAATCACGTCTCTTTTTACGTCCACCCCGATTCCAATAAGGTCGAGGTGAAGAAGGCTGTCGAGACTGCCTTTGACGTCAAGGTAGAGTCCGTGAATATCGTTGCTAAGAAAGCTATGCCGCGCATGAAGTTCGGCCGTGCCACTGGTGGTCGGATTTCCGGCTACAAGAAGGCATACGTCAAGCTTGCCGCAGGCGATAAAATCGAAATCTTCGAAGGAGTGTAA
- the rpsS gene encoding 30S ribosomal protein S19, whose protein sequence is MPRSLKKGPFLDGHLIKKIQVASENQDRRVIKTWSRRSTIVPEMVGMTFAVHNGRKFIPVFVTENMVGHKLGEFSPTRTYFGHIADKKK, encoded by the coding sequence ATGCCTAGATCTCTTAAAAAGGGCCCGTTCCTTGACGGTCACCTGATCAAGAAAATCCAAGTGGCTTCTGAAAATCAGGATCGTCGCGTGATCAAGACTTGGTCGCGCCGTTCCACGATCGTCCCTGAGATGGTCGGTATGACTTTCGCTGTCCATAATGGTCGGAAGTTCATCCCTGTGTTCGTGACTGAAAACATGGTCGGACACAAACTGGGTGAATTTTCCCCCACCCGTACCTACTTCGGCCACATCGCCGATAAAAAGAAGTAG
- the rpsC gene encoding 30S ribosomal protein S3 — MGQKVHPYGFRLGYNKNWLSRWYSRKDYPAFVLQDDQVRKFVKKKLYQAGVARLEIERAGGKIRLIIHTARPGIVIGRKGVEIEKLREELRSKFQTEFTIEVNEIRRPEVEAQLVAENIAQQLERRIAFRRAMKRTVGLARKFGAEGIKVACAGRLAGAEIARGEWYRDGRVPLHTLRADIDYGFAEAATTYGVIGVKVWIFKGEILDKEVEQ, encoded by the coding sequence ATGGGACAGAAAGTACATCCTTACGGTTTTCGTCTGGGGTATAACAAGAACTGGCTGTCCCGCTGGTACAGCAGAAAGGACTATCCTGCATTCGTCCTTCAGGACGACCAGGTTCGCAAGTTCGTTAAGAAAAAATTGTATCAAGCCGGCGTTGCACGTCTCGAAATCGAGCGTGCCGGTGGCAAGATCCGCCTGATCATCCACACCGCGCGTCCCGGTATCGTTATCGGTCGCAAGGGTGTAGAGATAGAAAAGCTGCGTGAAGAATTGCGTAGCAAGTTTCAAACTGAATTCACCATTGAGGTCAACGAGATCCGTCGACCGGAGGTTGAAGCTCAGCTCGTAGCTGAGAACATCGCCCAGCAGCTTGAACGTCGAATTGCCTTCCGCCGTGCCATGAAGCGTACGGTGGGCCTTGCCAGGAAATTCGGCGCCGAGGGTATCAAAGTTGCGTGTGCAGGTCGGCTTGCCGGCGCTGAAATCGCACGTGGCGAGTGGTACCGTGATGGTCGTGTGCCTTTGCACACTCTCCGTGCCGACATTGATTACGGTTTTGCCGAAGCAGCTACTACTTACGGCGTAATCGGAGTCAAGGTCTGGATCTTCAAGGGTGAGATTCTGGACAAAGAGGTAGAACAGTAA
- the rplP gene encoding 50S ribosomal protein L16, with protein MLAPKRVKFRKRQKGRLRGKAQRGNSVSFGDIGLKALEHGKITSQQIESARVAIMRHIKRGGKVWIRIFPDFPVTSKPAEVRMGKGKGAPDGWVAPVKPGRIMYEVKGVDIELAKEALKRASYKLPIKTAIVVKEGI; from the coding sequence ATGCTTGCTCCAAAACGAGTAAAATTCAGAAAGCGGCAGAAAGGCCGCCTCAGAGGCAAGGCCCAACGGGGTAACAGCGTGTCCTTCGGCGATATCGGCCTGAAGGCACTGGAGCACGGAAAGATCACAAGCCAGCAGATTGAGTCCGCTCGTGTCGCCATCATGCGACACATCAAGCGCGGCGGTAAGGTCTGGATTCGCATCTTCCCTGATTTCCCCGTCACCTCCAAGCCCGCGGAAGTCCGCATGGGTAAGGGTAAAGGCGCACCCGACGGTTGGGTTGCACCGGTGAAACCGGGTCGTATCATGTACGAAGTAAAAGGCGTCGACATCGAGCTCGCCAAGGAAGCCCTGAAACGTGCTTCCTACAAGCTCCCGATCAAGACTGCTATCGTTGTGAAGGAGGGTATATAA
- the rplC gene encoding 50S ribosomal protein L3, with protein MAKTLGLLGKKLGMTRIFKDDGTVCPVTVIEAGPCPVMQIKTKDNEGYNALQLGYDAIAERKVNKPMKGHMAKAGKELYRTLREFPLDAVEEYELGQEITVDIFAAGDKVKVTGTSKGKGFQGVMKRHNFAGSRASHGAEKVHRVPGSIGNATFPGRVWKGKKMPGQMGNARVTLSNVEIVDVRPEDNVLLVKGQVPGPNNGLVMIRKNG; from the coding sequence ATGGCTAAGACTCTCGGATTGCTTGGCAAGAAGCTGGGCATGACTCGCATATTCAAGGACGATGGTACTGTCTGTCCTGTGACCGTAATCGAGGCTGGTCCTTGCCCGGTCATGCAGATCAAGACCAAGGACAATGAAGGCTACAACGCCCTGCAGCTCGGCTATGATGCCATTGCTGAGCGCAAGGTGAACAAGCCCATGAAAGGCCACATGGCCAAGGCTGGCAAAGAACTCTACCGCACTCTCCGGGAATTTCCCCTTGATGCCGTTGAAGAGTATGAGCTCGGCCAGGAAATCACTGTCGACATTTTTGCCGCTGGTGATAAAGTCAAGGTGACCGGTACCTCCAAGGGTAAAGGTTTCCAGGGTGTCATGAAGCGTCACAACTTCGCTGGCTCCCGCGCCTCCCACGGTGCAGAGAAGGTTCACCGCGTTCCCGGTTCTATCGGTAACGCCACCTTCCCCGGCCGTGTCTGGAAGGGCAAGAAAATGCCCGGTCAGATGGGTAATGCACGTGTGACCTTGAGCAACGTGGAAATCGTCGATGTCAGGCCCGAGGACAATGTCCTCCTGGTCAAGGGCCAAGTGCCCGGCCCCAATAACGGCCTCGTGATGATCCGCAAGAACGGCTAA
- the rpsQ gene encoding 30S ribosomal protein S17, with product MAEFKYQGNKRVLTGLVISDKADKTIVVRVETLVKHPLLKKYIRRRKKFMAHDPANDCGVGDKVQIVESRPLSRRKRWHLVQILEKAV from the coding sequence ATGGCTGAGTTTAAATACCAAGGCAACAAGCGTGTGCTCACCGGCCTGGTGATCTCCGACAAGGCTGACAAGACAATTGTCGTCCGCGTCGAGACCCTGGTGAAGCATCCGCTGCTGAAGAAGTACATTCGCCGTCGCAAAAAATTCATGGCCCATGATCCGGCTAATGATTGCGGTGTTGGCGATAAGGTGCAGATCGTCGAATCGAGGCCCCTGAGCCGCCGCAAGCGGTGGCATCTGGTACAGATCCTCGAAAAGGCCGTCTAG